In one Polynucleobacter sp. JS-JIR-5-A7 genomic region, the following are encoded:
- a CDS encoding IscS subfamily cysteine desulfurase — protein sequence MNAPQDLPLQPVPMFSPKHFPVYMDYSATTPIDPRVVDKMLPYLREQFGNAASRSHAYGWAAEEAVEWARSEVAQLVHADPREIVFTSGATESINLALKGAAHFYKERGNHIITVKTEHKATLDTCRELEREGFEVTYLDVLPNGLIDFAQLETAMKPGTILTSVMYVNNEIGVVQDIPRLGDLCRARGVIFHVDAAQATGKVAIDLEKTKVDLMSFSAHKTYGPKGIGALFVRRKPRIRIEAQIHGGGHERGMRSGTLAVHQIVGMGEAFRIARIEMSEENKRIRGLRDRLLAGLKDIEEVYVNGDMDDRVPHNLNISFNYVEGESMLMALKDLAISSGSACTSASLEPSYVLRALGRNDELAHSSIRFTLGRFTTQEEVDFTIKLVKEKIAKLRELSPLWEMYKDGIDLSTIQWAAH from the coding sequence ATGAACGCACCACAAGATCTTCCTTTGCAACCGGTTCCGATGTTTAGTCCTAAGCACTTTCCGGTGTACATGGACTATTCAGCCACAACACCGATTGATCCTCGTGTGGTTGACAAGATGTTGCCGTATTTGCGTGAGCAATTCGGTAATGCGGCTTCCCGCAGTCATGCCTATGGCTGGGCTGCAGAAGAAGCAGTGGAGTGGGCGCGTTCAGAAGTAGCTCAATTAGTTCATGCTGATCCAAGAGAGATCGTTTTTACTAGCGGCGCTACTGAAAGTATTAACTTAGCTCTCAAAGGTGCTGCCCATTTTTATAAAGAGCGCGGTAATCACATCATCACTGTGAAGACCGAGCATAAGGCAACTCTAGACACCTGTCGCGAACTCGAGCGCGAAGGTTTTGAAGTGACCTACTTAGATGTTTTGCCCAACGGCTTGATTGATTTTGCGCAGTTAGAGACTGCCATGAAGCCGGGTACGATTTTGACATCAGTGATGTATGTCAATAATGAAATCGGCGTAGTGCAAGACATTCCTCGCCTTGGCGATTTGTGCCGTGCACGCGGTGTGATTTTCCATGTGGATGCTGCGCAAGCGACTGGCAAAGTGGCAATTGATTTAGAGAAAACCAAAGTTGATTTGATGAGTTTTTCTGCTCATAAGACTTATGGACCTAAGGGTATCGGCGCTTTGTTTGTGCGTCGCAAGCCCCGTATTCGTATTGAAGCTCAGATTCATGGCGGTGGTCATGAGCGCGGTATGCGTTCTGGCACATTAGCCGTTCATCAAATCGTCGGTATGGGTGAGGCGTTCCGCATTGCTCGTATTGAGATGTCCGAAGAAAATAAGCGTATTCGTGGGTTGCGTGATCGCTTATTAGCTGGCTTGAAAGATATTGAAGAAGTCTATGTCAACGGTGATATGGACGATCGTGTTCCTCATAACCTCAACATTAGTTTTAACTATGTTGAAGGTGAGTCGATGTTGATGGCGCTTAAAGATTTGGCTATCTCATCTGGCTCTGCGTGTACTTCTGCATCCTTAGAGCCCTCGTATGTATTGCGTGCATTGGGTCGTAACGATGAGTTGGCGCATAGCTCGATTCGTTTTACCTTAGGCCGTTTTACAACTCAAGAAGAAGTAGATTTCACCATTAAGTTAGTAAAAGAAAAGATTGCGAAGTTGCGTGAGCTCTCCCCATTATGGGAAATGTACAAAGACGGAATCGACTTGAGCACGATTCAATGGGCTGCACACTAA
- the hscA gene encoding Fe-S protein assembly chaperone HscA, giving the protein MALLQISEPGKSLAPHQRRIAVGIDLGTTNSLVAIVKDALPKVLPDEQGRELLPSVVRYLPNGRTQAGFEALESVVIDPKNTIVSVKRFMGRGLHDVEHIESTPYDFVDQPGMLKLRTVAGDKSPIEVSAEILALLRQLAEDSVNDDIVGAVITVPAYFDDAQRQATKDAAKLAGIEVLRLLNEPTAAAIAYGLDNASEGTYAVYDLGGGTFDISILRMSRGVFEVLSTGGDSALGGDDFDHRLYCWVIEQSKLPPLSIYDHRTLLQACRHAKESLSHNPLARVHETLSDGTVVNVGVSQAQFFEITQNLVAKTLTSCKKALRDAGLKAEDVKGVVMVGGSTRMPNVQRAVGELFGTKPLNNLNPDQVVALGAAMQADLLAGNQSKDDEWLLLDVIPLSLGIETMGGLVEKIIPRNTPIPVARAQDFTTFKDGQTALAIQVVQGERELVQDCRSLGRFELRGIPPMAAGAARIRVTFQVDADGLLSVSATEQGSGVQASIDIKPSYGLTDAEITRMLQDGFASAQEDLLSRSLREEQVNAQRLLDAVQTALASDRDLLNAAEQKAIDQEMAVLQKILNEETDSAIVRKAVDHAAKATDEFAQMRMNASIQKALSGKNVAEI; this is encoded by the coding sequence ATGGCCTTATTACAAATCTCCGAACCTGGTAAATCGCTTGCCCCTCATCAGCGCCGCATTGCTGTCGGCATTGATTTAGGCACTACGAATTCTTTAGTCGCTATTGTGAAAGATGCGTTGCCTAAAGTACTTCCGGATGAACAAGGGCGCGAGTTGCTTCCTTCGGTAGTTCGTTATCTGCCAAATGGCCGTACCCAAGCAGGATTTGAGGCGCTTGAGAGTGTGGTGATCGATCCAAAGAACACGATTGTTTCGGTAAAGCGTTTCATGGGTCGTGGCTTACATGATGTAGAGCATATTGAAAGCACTCCCTATGATTTTGTGGATCAGCCAGGCATGCTCAAGCTCAGAACCGTTGCTGGTGATAAAAGCCCTATTGAAGTCTCTGCAGAAATCCTCGCGCTTTTACGTCAATTGGCTGAAGACTCCGTAAACGATGACATTGTGGGAGCTGTGATCACTGTACCCGCCTATTTTGATGATGCCCAGCGTCAAGCTACGAAAGACGCAGCGAAGTTAGCGGGCATTGAAGTGTTGCGTTTACTCAATGAACCAACTGCCGCTGCGATTGCTTATGGATTAGACAATGCCTCCGAAGGCACCTATGCAGTCTATGACTTGGGTGGTGGTACTTTTGATATTTCTATTTTGCGCATGAGTAGGGGTGTATTTGAAGTACTCTCTACCGGTGGTGACTCTGCATTGGGTGGTGATGACTTTGATCATCGTTTGTATTGCTGGGTGATTGAGCAATCTAAATTACCCCCTTTATCGATTTATGATCACCGTACCTTGCTTCAAGCCTGTAGGCATGCCAAAGAGTCGCTGAGCCACAACCCTCTAGCGCGTGTGCATGAGACTCTCTCAGACGGAACGGTCGTCAATGTGGGTGTTAGTCAGGCACAGTTCTTTGAGATTACTCAAAACTTGGTGGCTAAGACTTTGACATCATGTAAAAAAGCGCTGCGTGATGCCGGCTTAAAGGCTGAGGATGTTAAAGGTGTAGTGATGGTAGGCGGTTCAACCCGCATGCCCAATGTGCAGCGCGCGGTTGGTGAGTTGTTTGGCACAAAGCCATTAAACAATTTAAATCCTGACCAAGTCGTAGCGCTGGGTGCAGCGATGCAAGCGGATTTATTAGCAGGCAATCAGAGTAAAGATGATGAGTGGCTTTTATTAGACGTCATACCGCTCTCTCTCGGTATTGAAACGATGGGTGGCCTGGTGGAGAAAATTATTCCTCGCAATACACCCATTCCAGTAGCAAGAGCACAGGATTTTACGACTTTCAAAGATGGTCAAACTGCCTTAGCTATCCAAGTCGTGCAGGGCGAACGTGAATTAGTACAAGACTGCCGCTCCCTTGGTCGTTTTGAGTTACGCGGTATTCCACCCATGGCTGCAGGTGCAGCTCGCATTCGGGTGACATTTCAGGTGGATGCTGATGGCCTATTGTCTGTGAGCGCCACTGAGCAAGGCTCTGGCGTTCAAGCGTCGATAGATATTAAACCTTCTTATGGCTTAACCGATGCAGAAATTACCCGCATGCTGCAAGATGGATTTGCCTCAGCCCAAGAAGATTTGCTTTCTAGATCTTTGCGCGAAGAACAGGTGAATGCGCAGCGTTTATTAGATGCCGTACAAACTGCGCTAGCCAGTGATCGAGATCTTCTTAATGCAGCAGAGCAAAAGGCGATTGATCAAGAGATGGCGGTGCTACAAAAGATTTTGAATGAAGAGACTGATAGTGCCATTGTGCGCAAAGCAGTGGATCATGCGGCCAAAGCGACTGATGAATTTGCCCAGATGCGTATGAACGCCAGTATTCAGAAAGCCTTATCCGGCAAAAATGTTGCCGAGATCTAA
- a CDS encoding succinate dehydrogenase/fumarate reductase iron-sulfur subunit: MSNTDLKVKVWRGSHEGEFVEYLVPRNPNQTVLDVVTYIQRKLDPTLSYRFACRVGMCGSCAMTVNGVARWTCRTHVSQILQGDSLEIAPLNNLPVIKDLATDMREFFNKWKGAVGFFKGNQTRHDDFAKIEPNSEERQLANAGIECIGCGVCYASCEVVESRPNYLGPAALNRAWTLTNDVRDVQQLERMRAVAGDAGCHACHSQGSCTERCPKAIEPTASIAGLKKLVAIAAVRGSKWGKL; the protein is encoded by the coding sequence ATGTCAAATACTGATCTCAAAGTAAAGGTATGGCGCGGCTCCCACGAAGGGGAGTTTGTTGAGTACTTGGTGCCTCGTAACCCCAATCAAACTGTTTTGGACGTGGTTACCTATATCCAGAGAAAACTGGATCCTACCTTGAGCTATCGCTTTGCTTGCCGAGTTGGCATGTGTGGTTCGTGTGCTATGACTGTGAATGGTGTGGCTCGCTGGACTTGCCGTACCCACGTATCTCAGATTCTTCAGGGCGATTCACTAGAAATTGCTCCTTTAAATAATTTACCGGTTATTAAAGATCTCGCCACAGACATGCGCGAGTTTTTTAACAAGTGGAAGGGTGCGGTTGGTTTTTTTAAGGGCAATCAAACTCGCCACGATGACTTTGCAAAAATTGAGCCAAATTCTGAAGAGCGCCAGTTAGCCAATGCCGGGATTGAGTGCATTGGTTGCGGTGTTTGTTATGCCTCTTGTGAGGTGGTTGAGTCTAGACCTAACTACCTCGGGCCTGCCGCACTAAACCGTGCATGGACCTTAACAAACGACGTAAGAGATGTTCAGCAGCTAGAGCGTATGCGTGCTGTCGCAGGGGATGCAGGTTGCCACGCATGTCACTCGCAAGGATCTTGTACGGAGCGTTGTCCTAAGGCGATAGAGCCAACCGCAAGCATTGCTGGACTCAAAAAGTTAGTCGCTATAGCTGCCGTTCGCGGTAGTAAGTGGGGCAAGCTATGA
- the hscB gene encoding Fe-S protein assembly co-chaperone HscB: MANPSASDDYFHFFGLHQQFKIDLPALDQAYLAIQKEVHPDRHARGSETEQRLAMQMATFANTALQTLKHPIQRGLYLCQIHGVDAKLETNTAMPAAFLMKQMEWRELLDEQAEDLPALEALMAEVEQSKADILAEITQAIDGAKNYQRAAELLRGLLFIDKFALELDDTIAALI, encoded by the coding sequence GTGGCGAATCCTTCCGCGTCTGACGATTACTTCCACTTCTTTGGTTTACATCAGCAGTTCAAGATCGATTTGCCTGCTCTAGATCAGGCTTATTTAGCAATCCAGAAGGAAGTTCATCCTGATCGCCATGCTCGCGGGAGTGAGACCGAGCAGCGACTGGCAATGCAAATGGCTACATTTGCTAATACCGCCCTTCAGACACTAAAACACCCTATTCAACGTGGTTTGTATTTGTGCCAGATTCATGGTGTTGATGCCAAACTAGAAACCAATACTGCGATGCCAGCCGCTTTCTTGATGAAGCAAATGGAATGGCGCGAGCTTCTAGATGAACAAGCAGAAGATTTGCCCGCTCTTGAAGCCTTGATGGCTGAAGTAGAGCAATCCAAGGCAGATATTCTTGCTGAAATCACTCAAGCCATCGATGGCGCAAAAAATTATCAGCGTGCCGCAGAACTTTTACGTGGCTTGTTATTCATTGATAAGTTTGCGCTTGAGCTTGATGACACTATTGCAGCTTTGATCTAG
- a CDS encoding fumarate hydratase, with the protein MNLVEEACKELYIRALKVLPDDIKAGIDRLDKAETDARAQVVLKTMITNISVAEREDNLLCQDTGLPIYNVKIGSNVQFDGMALKAAIRKGCERATKEYPLRSSVVHPITRKNNHTSCGIDMPAIHIDFFDQAESVEIEMVPKGSGSENNSFLKMAIPADGINGVKAFVIDSVVSAGGKTCPPTIVGVGVGGTSDQCVAMAKRAATRELGSVCSDEEGAKLEKELSAAVNQLGIGPQGLGGDGTAFAVQVELAHTHITLNPVAVNMQCHSARRARATFTPTGVTYGF; encoded by the coding sequence ATGAATTTAGTAGAAGAGGCTTGTAAAGAGCTTTATATTCGAGCACTCAAAGTGTTGCCCGATGACATTAAGGCTGGTATTGATCGATTGGATAAGGCGGAGACGGATGCCCGTGCTCAGGTGGTGTTAAAGACCATGATTACCAATATCTCGGTAGCAGAGCGCGAAGATAATTTGCTTTGCCAGGACACAGGCCTGCCGATCTATAACGTCAAGATTGGTAGTAATGTGCAATTTGATGGCATGGCCTTAAAGGCGGCCATTCGAAAGGGTTGTGAACGTGCCACCAAAGAGTACCCTCTGCGATCTTCAGTAGTACATCCTATTACCAGAAAAAATAATCACACCTCTTGTGGCATTGATATGCCGGCCATTCATATTGATTTTTTTGATCAAGCAGAGTCAGTTGAAATTGAAATGGTACCTAAGGGAAGCGGTTCAGAGAATAATTCCTTTTTAAAGATGGCAATACCTGCAGATGGTATCAATGGTGTTAAAGCGTTTGTGATTGATAGTGTTGTCTCTGCTGGCGGTAAGACTTGCCCACCAACGATTGTGGGTGTTGGTGTTGGCGGCACATCTGATCAATGTGTAGCTATGGCAAAGCGGGCAGCAACTCGTGAGTTGGGTAGTGTTTGTAGCGATGAAGAGGGTGCCAAGTTAGAAAAAGAGCTCAGTGCTGCTGTGAATCAACTTGGGATTGGCCCACAGGGGCTCGGTGGCGATGGTACCGCTTTTGCGGTCCAGGTTGAGTTGGCTCATACCCACATTACTTTGAATCCCGTAGCAGTCAATATGCAATGTCACTCAGCTCGTAGAGCACGTGCGACCTTTACGCCTACAGGCGTGACCTACGGATTCTAG
- the iscU gene encoding Fe-S cluster assembly scaffold IscU has product MAYSEKVIDHYENPRNVGSFEKGDDSVGTGMVGAPACGDVMKLQIRVNDQGVIEDAKFKTYGCGSAIASSSLVTEWVKGKTLDQALEIKNSLIAEELALPPVKIHCSILAEDAIKAAVADYKEKHPAK; this is encoded by the coding sequence ATGGCATATAGTGAAAAGGTCATCGACCATTATGAAAACCCCCGTAACGTTGGCTCCTTTGAGAAGGGCGACGATAGCGTAGGTACTGGTATGGTTGGCGCACCTGCTTGCGGCGACGTGATGAAGCTGCAGATTCGCGTGAACGATCAAGGCGTGATCGAAGATGCCAAGTTCAAGACTTATGGCTGCGGCTCTGCGATTGCTTCATCTTCATTAGTAACCGAGTGGGTTAAGGGCAAGACCTTGGATCAAGCTTTAGAGATTAAGAACTCATTAATTGCTGAAGAGCTAGCATTACCACCAGTGAAAATTCACTGCTCTATCTTGGCTGAAGATGCCATTAAGGCTGCAGTTGCTGACTACAAAGAAAAGCATCCAGCCAAATAA
- a CDS encoding LysR family transcriptional regulator has translation MSSIKTLKNFLAITRHKSVAAAAREIGLTAAAAGQQLQQLEKEIGLELFDRTKRSLSLNAHGRSLIEPIQEIVARYEALGSNLKSDLSGTIVLGALVSTLMGAFGKTLNELKQSFPSLEVKLIAGLSSDFLDQVLDGTLDAAIVTESPYALPQNVQWTELYKEPMILISPASSSKRKSNASHADSKLPFIRFERNTWTGHLVDQTIKANKLSIQEGMELNSVEAIIELVRQGLGYSIVPKLANISWEKDAQLKIRELQGKTIFRKVGLLERKKHSRQNVTQLIKQQFLSGATKRLKP, from the coding sequence ATGTCTAGTATTAAAACCCTGAAAAACTTCTTAGCAATCACTCGCCATAAGAGTGTTGCAGCCGCCGCCCGAGAAATCGGCTTGACCGCAGCCGCAGCAGGCCAACAGCTACAGCAACTGGAAAAAGAAATTGGTCTCGAGCTCTTCGACCGCACCAAACGTTCTCTTAGCTTAAATGCGCATGGTAGATCGCTAATCGAGCCGATTCAAGAAATTGTGGCTCGCTATGAGGCTCTTGGCTCGAACCTCAAATCCGATCTCAGCGGCACTATTGTTTTGGGGGCGCTGGTATCGACTCTCATGGGTGCATTTGGAAAAACTTTAAATGAATTAAAGCAAAGTTTTCCCAGCCTTGAGGTGAAATTAATTGCTGGTCTATCGAGCGACTTTCTAGATCAAGTGTTGGATGGCACTCTTGATGCCGCAATTGTGACTGAGTCGCCATACGCATTACCGCAGAACGTGCAGTGGACTGAGTTATATAAAGAGCCCATGATCTTGATCAGCCCAGCATCTTCATCAAAACGAAAATCAAACGCCTCGCATGCAGATTCCAAGCTACCCTTCATTCGTTTTGAGCGTAATACTTGGACGGGACACCTAGTTGATCAAACGATTAAGGCTAATAAACTTTCTATACAAGAAGGCATGGAGCTCAACTCTGTGGAGGCTATCATTGAGTTAGTACGCCAAGGTCTTGGCTATTCGATCGTTCCAAAGCTGGCAAATATCTCCTGGGAAAAAGATGCGCAACTCAAAATACGTGAACTGCAAGGAAAAACCATATTTAGAAAAGTTGGTTTACTAGAACGCAAAAAACACAGCCGACAAAATGTTACTCAACTCATCAAGCAACAATTTTTATCAGGCGCCACCAAAAGGCTTAAGCCTTAA
- the sdhC gene encoding succinate dehydrogenase, cytochrome b556 subunit produces the protein MSFRPRLDYRAKSHLSYFAYACHRFSGLLLACFIPLHFLMLSQSLRGAQGFEQSLALTDIWIFKFGEWALVILLAIHLAGGVRLLMIEFGPWNGLRKGWIQLSILFAIACGLLFLYFAN, from the coding sequence ATGAGTTTTAGACCAAGATTGGATTACCGCGCTAAAAGTCACCTATCTTATTTCGCCTATGCTTGCCATCGTTTCTCTGGCTTGTTGTTGGCATGCTTTATTCCGCTGCACTTTCTGATGCTGTCCCAATCTTTGCGGGGCGCTCAAGGCTTTGAGCAATCTCTTGCCCTGACGGATATCTGGATATTTAAATTTGGAGAGTGGGCCCTCGTTATTTTGCTAGCTATTCATTTGGCTGGTGGGGTACGCCTGTTAATGATTGAGTTTGGACCGTGGAATGGATTGCGTAAGGGCTGGATTCAGCTATCTATCTTGTTCGCTATCGCTTGTGGACTCTTATTTTTATATTTTGCTAATTGA
- a CDS encoding succinate dehydrogenase, producing MSAGVLQAKLWYAQRISAMVLGICVAIHLLIIFYAIRGGLSAQEILGRTQGNVLFAIFYEVFVLACFVHAPIGLANILQETFPKTGIARPLSWILALMILILGTTAVVGVFTGGQI from the coding sequence ATGAGTGCCGGTGTATTGCAAGCCAAGCTTTGGTATGCGCAGAGAATCAGCGCCATGGTACTTGGTATTTGTGTTGCGATACATTTACTGATCATTTTTTACGCCATTAGGGGTGGTTTAAGTGCGCAAGAGATATTAGGCCGTACTCAGGGCAATGTATTGTTTGCCATTTTTTATGAAGTATTTGTCCTTGCCTGTTTTGTGCATGCGCCAATTGGTTTAGCGAATATTTTGCAAGAGACTTTTCCAAAGACTGGAATAGCTCGGCCTTTATCTTGGATTTTGGCTCTAATGATTTTGATTCTTGGTACTACTGCTGTTGTGGGTGTTTTTACAGGTGGTCAGATATGA
- a CDS encoding fumarate hydratase C-terminal domain-containing protein → MAHYNLATPVSEADIRKLRINDTVTLQNTLFGIRDATQIHMFDHDRKTRFDLNGHAVIHTAPNVRKVPVSAEFPAGYEPICIGTTTSDRMERFTRPLMTQNGVRMIVGKGGMREGSAQAFSDLGGVYLAIIGGTAALETTWIEQIEDVDMDDLNPESLWRFKIKDFGPLLVAMDSHGGSIYQEVKSDVASKKAAVLKSLGITS, encoded by the coding sequence ATGGCACATTACAACCTTGCAACGCCTGTTAGCGAAGCAGATATCCGCAAGCTTCGCATTAACGATACTGTGACTTTGCAAAATACATTGTTTGGCATTCGCGATGCAACCCAAATTCATATGTTTGATCATGATCGTAAGACGCGTTTTGATTTAAATGGGCATGCTGTCATTCATACAGCACCGAATGTTCGTAAAGTACCAGTGAGTGCAGAGTTCCCTGCAGGATATGAGCCTATTTGTATTGGTACAACCACTTCAGATCGTATGGAGCGTTTCACACGACCTTTGATGACACAGAATGGTGTGCGCATGATTGTAGGTAAAGGAGGTATGCGCGAAGGATCTGCTCAGGCCTTTAGCGATCTAGGTGGCGTATATCTTGCCATTATTGGTGGCACTGCAGCACTTGAAACAACCTGGATCGAGCAGATTGAAGATGTGGATATGGATGATCTCAATCCAGAGTCTTTATGGCGCTTCAAGATTAAAGATTTTGGTCCATTACTCGTTGCAATGGATAGTCATGGTGGCAGTATTTATCAAGAAGTGAAGAGCGATGTTGCCAGCAAAAAAGCAGCGGTACTGAAAAGTCTTGGAATCACTTCATGA
- the fdx gene encoding ISC system 2Fe-2S type ferredoxin, giving the protein MTQIVVLPHSEYCPDGAVVEVSPGTSICEALLENDIPIEHACDMVCACTTCHVIVKEGLNSLNPPDENEEDMLDRAWGLNSQSRLSCQAIVARENLVIEIPKYSINHAKENH; this is encoded by the coding sequence ATGACCCAAATAGTTGTTCTTCCCCATAGTGAGTATTGCCCAGATGGCGCAGTGGTTGAAGTTTCCCCTGGCACCTCGATTTGTGAGGCCCTGCTTGAAAATGACATTCCGATTGAGCACGCCTGTGACATGGTCTGTGCTTGCACGACTTGTCACGTGATTGTGAAAGAGGGATTGAATAGTCTCAACCCTCCAGATGAGAATGAGGAAGATATGCTGGATCGCGCTTGGGGTCTTAACTCCCAGTCCCGTTTATCTTGCCAAGCCATTGTTGCAAGAGAAAACTTGGTGATTGAAATACCTAAATATTCAATCAACCACGCCAAAGAGAACCATTAA
- a CDS encoding Fe-S cluster assembly transcription factor encodes MRLTTKGRFAVTAMIDLALRETHGPVTLAGISQRQKISLSYLEQLFGKLRRFNIVESTRGPGGGYTLARPSHEVSVADIIVAVDEPLDATQCGGKGNCHTEEEGHGRCMTHDLWSNLNSKMVEYLSSVSLKDLVQQQEGRGIVIQDMRQKKMKVESVKAEKPAPALAAKKEVVPKTPLVNSVFNLARQS; translated from the coding sequence ATGAGACTTACAACTAAAGGTCGTTTTGCAGTAACCGCAATGATTGATTTAGCCCTGCGTGAAACGCATGGTCCTGTAACTTTGGCCGGAATTAGCCAAAGACAAAAGATTTCCCTTTCTTATCTCGAGCAGTTGTTTGGCAAATTGCGCCGTTTCAATATCGTGGAAAGCACACGCGGCCCTGGAGGTGGATACACCTTAGCGCGCCCATCCCATGAAGTCAGTGTTGCTGACATCATTGTGGCAGTTGATGAGCCATTGGATGCCACTCAATGTGGTGGTAAAGGCAACTGTCATACCGAAGAAGAAGGCCATGGTCGTTGTATGACTCATGATCTATGGAGCAATCTCAATTCCAAAATGGTGGAGTACTTAAGCTCAGTGAGCTTAAAAGATTTAGTTCAGCAGCAAGAAGGGCGCGGCATTGTGATTCAAGACATGCGCCAAAAGAAAATGAAAGTTGAAAGTGTCAAGGCTGAAAAACCAGCTCCAGCACTTGCAGCGAAAAAAGAAGTTGTTCCCAAAACGCCATTAGTGAATTCTGTTTTTAATTTGGCGCGGCAAAGTTAA
- the iscA gene encoding iron-sulfur cluster assembly protein IscA gives MAITLTEKAAKHVNRNLEKRGKGCGLRLGVRTTGCSGLAYQLEYVDEPATEDQVFESNGVKVFVDPKSLAYLDGTELDFVREGLNEGFKFQNPNVKDECGCGESFRV, from the coding sequence ATGGCAATCACCCTGACTGAAAAAGCTGCAAAGCACGTTAACCGCAATCTTGAGAAGCGCGGCAAAGGTTGCGGCCTACGTTTGGGCGTCCGCACTACGGGTTGCTCTGGCTTAGCTTATCAGCTGGAATATGTCGATGAGCCTGCTACTGAAGATCAGGTGTTTGAATCCAATGGCGTGAAAGTATTTGTTGATCCAAAGAGCTTGGCTTATTTGGATGGTACTGAATTGGATTTTGTACGTGAGGGTTTGAACGAGGGATTTAAGTTTCAAAATCCAAACGTAAAAGATGAGTGTGGTTGTGGCGAATCCTTCCGCGTCTGA